Within Armatimonadia bacterium, the genomic segment CGCCGAACCAGTGGCACGTTCCCGTTGCGCTGGAGGCCGTCAAGAACGACAAGCACGTCTTGGTGACCAAGCCCCTCGCCGACTCCGAGCAGGCCGCAACGAAGCTCGTGAAGGCCGCCGAGGCAGCAGGGGTCGTCAACATGATGTCCCTGAGCACCCGGTTCGGCCCCAACTGCCGGCACCTGGGTCAGTTGGCCGCTGACGGGTTCTTCGGCGACCTGTACTACGCCCGGGCACGCAGCATCCGGCGCAGTGGCATACCCGCGTGGAACCTGGGCTTCATCGAGAAGGGCGGCGGCGCCTTCCGCGACATGGGCGTCCATGTTCTCGACGCCGTCTGGTGGCTGCTGGGCAAGCCCAAGCCTGTCAGCGTCAGCGGAGTCGCCGGCGCCAAGTTCGGTCCGCGCGGCCTGGGTTACTGGGACTTCAAGCCCGTCCCCAAGGACGTCTACAAGCGCTACGCCTCCGATGACTACGCCGGCGGGTTCATCCGCTTCGACAACGGCATCGGCCTGCAGGTGGAGAGCTTCTGGGCCTCGCACCAGCCGGGCGAGCTGCAGATCGAGCTGTTCGGCACCGACGCCGGCGCCACGCTGAACCCCCTCCGGCTCTTCCAGACCGCCAACGGCGCGCCGGTCGATGCCACGGTGAACCTGCCCAAGCCGCCGGAGGCCTGGGACATGATCGCCGCCCACTTCGTCGACTGTATCGTCGATGGTGTGGAGTGCGAAGCACCCCTGCGCCACGGTCTCATCGTCCAGCAGATGATGGAGGCGCTGCTCAAGAGCGCCGAGACAGGCAAGGAAGTCCGCCTCAACTAGGCTCTGACCCACACGTTCAGATATGAGGAGAGAGAACAATGAAACTGGCTTTCATCGGTGACAACGACCTGCCCAGCGTAGAGTGGGACTCACGCTTTGCGGTGGC encodes:
- a CDS encoding Gfo/Idh/MocA family oxidoreductase, giving the protein MKKARVAIVGMGIGKPNAKAIARNPRGRVVALCDLVQERMDDFAKDLPEPVKTYTDYKKMCKDPEIDAVFVGTPNQWHVPVALEAVKNDKHVLVTKPLADSEQAATKLVKAAEAAGVVNMMSLSTRFGPNCRHLGQLAADGFFGDLYYARARSIRRSGIPAWNLGFIEKGGGAFRDMGVHVLDAVWWLLGKPKPVSVSGVAGAKFGPRGLGYWDFKPVPKDVYKRYASDDYAGGFIRFDNGIGLQVESFWASHQPGELQIELFGTDAGATLNPLRLFQTANGAPVDATVNLPKPPEAWDMIAAHFVDCIVDGVECEAPLRHGLIVQQMMEALLKSAETGKEVRLN